Proteins found in one Etheostoma spectabile isolate EspeVRDwgs_2016 chromosome 14, UIUC_Espe_1.0, whole genome shotgun sequence genomic segment:
- the LOC116701934 gene encoding ADP-ribosylation factor-like protein 4A, which translates to MGNGLSDHHPLFPCLPSFQALHIVILGLDCAGKTTVLYRLRFNEFVNTVPTKGFNTEKIKVSLGCSQRKASFHFWDVGGQEKLRPLWRSYTRCADGIVFVVDSVDAERIEEAKTELHKITRLVENQGVPVLVVANKQDLRNSLSLAEMESMLALGELSTATPWHLQSACAIIGEGLQEGLEKLNAMVMKRRKMLRQQKKKKR; encoded by the coding sequence ATGGGAAATGGATTATCAGATCATCACCCCCTTTTTCCATGCCTGCCGTCCTTCCAAGCTCTCCACATTGTCATTCTGGGACTGGACTGTGCAGGCAAGACCACTGTACTGTACCGCCTACGTTTCAATGAGTTTGTGAATACTGTCCCTACTAAGGGGTTTAACACAGAGAAGATTAAAGTGTCACTTGGATGTAGCCAACGGAAAGCTTCCTTCCACTTCTGGGACGTTGGTGGTCAGGAGAAGCTTCGCCCCCTGTGGCGCTCATACACACGCTGTGCTGATGGCATTGTGTTTGTGGTGGATTCGGTGGACGCTGAGCGCATTGAGGAGGCCAAGACAGAGCTGCACAAGATCACACGGCTGGTAGAGAACCAGGGAGTGCCAGTTCTGGTGGTGGCTAACAAACAGGACCTGAGGAACTCACTTAGCCTGGCTGAAATGGAGAGCATGTTGGCTCTTGGTGAACTCAGCACTGCCACACCTTGGCACCTTCAGTCTGCTTGTGCTATCATCGGTGAGGGACTGCAGGAAGGCTTGGAGAAGTTGAACGCCATGGTAATGAAGAGGAGAAAAATGCTGCggcaacagaagaagaagaagagatga